One window of the Archaeoglobus sulfaticallidus PM70-1 genome contains the following:
- a CDS encoding TusE/DsrC/DsvC family sulfur relay protein, which translates to MPEIEVKGRKLLLDEDGFLQDWEEWDEDVAKALAADDRWTGAKVELTDEHWEIIRFLRSYYEKYGVAPPIRILVKEVKKAFGPEKGNLKYLYKLFPQGPAKDACRIAGLPKPTGCV; encoded by the coding sequence ATGCCTGAAATCGAAGTTAAGGGAAGAAAGCTTTTGCTTGATGAAGATGGATTCCTTCAGGACTGGGAAGAGTGGGATGAAGATGTAGCCAAAGCCCTTGCTGCAGACGACAGATGGACTGGGGCCAAGGTCGAGCTTACCGACGAGCATTGGGAGATTATCAGATTTCTCAGGAGTTATTATGAGAAATATGGTGTCGCTCCCCCGATAAGAATCCTTGTAAAAGAGGTCAAAAAGGCATTTGGTCCCGAAAAAGGAAATCTCAAGTACCTGTACAAGCTCTTCCCACAGGGCCCAGCTAAGGATGCTTGCAGAATTGCTGGTTTGCCAAAACCAACGGGTTGTGTCTAA
- a CDS encoding antitoxin family protein has translation MKVKAIYENGVLKLMKKLDLPEKTEVSVIIKGSFSKLLDELGEIEAKEDVNTVLEEMRVKSYYE, from the coding sequence ATGAAAGTCAAGGCAATATATGAGAATGGAGTTCTTAAGCTCATGAAAAAACTGGATTTGCCAGAAAAAACCGAGGTCTCGGTAATAATCAAAGGAAGTTTTAGTAAATTGCTTGATGAATTGGGAGAAATAGAGGCCAAAGAGGACGTAAATACGGTTTTGGAGGAAATGAGAGTCAAGAGCTACTATGAATAG
- a CDS encoding type II toxin-antitoxin system VapC family toxin: MNSVVFDTSVIVKSIFKPMKSLSNEIYKRELETHKKCREIIRMLEEVDADVDVYIPKICIVETAAVTKRLSGRDLAMKISKAILDSYEVVDEAVLFNSAWKIAIDTGCSGFDSYFIALARIKNAVLITDDAGMHSHAKEVEVNSVLVRETDIKKIESIIKKS; encoded by the coding sequence ATGAATAGTGTCGTATTTGACACATCTGTTATAGTAAAGAGCATTTTTAAACCGATGAAATCATTATCCAATGAAATTTATAAAAGGGAGTTAGAGACACACAAAAAATGCAGGGAAATTATCAGAATGTTGGAAGAGGTAGATGCAGATGTGGATGTTTACATCCCAAAGATTTGTATCGTCGAGACTGCTGCAGTTACGAAAAGACTTTCCGGCAGAGATCTTGCGATGAAAATCTCTAAAGCTATTCTCGATTCCTACGAGGTTGTCGATGAAGCTGTTTTATTTAACTCTGCATGGAAAATTGCTATAGATACCGGATGCTCAGGTTTTGATTCATATTTTATAGCGTTAGCCAGGATAAAAAATGCTGTATTGATTACAGACGATGCTGGAATGCACTCTCATGCAAAAGAGGTTGAAGTTAACTCGGTTTTGGTTAGAGAAACTGACATCAAGAAGATTGAAAGCATTATTAAGAAAAGCTAG
- a CDS encoding UPF0175 family protein — translation MPVTLTTRVDDELAKLIDEIAAKEGMDRSTVMRRFLSKAVRDWLIERSLKDYEDGKVTLWQVAERCGLSLWEVVNEVKKREIHVPYTLEDLKEDLEGL, via the coding sequence ATGCCAGTAACCCTAACAACGAGAGTTGATGATGAACTCGCAAAGCTTATTGATGAGATTGCAGCAAAGGAGGGAATGGACAGGTCTACTGTCATGAGGAGGTTCCTATCAAAGGCTGTGAGAGACTGGCTGATTGAGAGAAGTTTAAAAGATTACGAAGATGGGAAAGTAACTTTATGGCAGGTAGCTGAAAGATGTGGTTTATCACTCTGGGAAGTTGTCAACGAAGTCAAGAAGAGAGAAATACATGTTCCATACACCCTTGAAGATCTAAAAGAGGATTTAGAAGGGCTATGA
- a CDS encoding aminotransferase class I/II-fold pyridoxal phosphate-dependent enzyme, whose amino-acid sequence MHGGRTPEDAIDFSISINPYKPEWIDDVFERAEKLSSRYVYWEHLEQKLSELVKNDVSVTAGATEAIYLIGIHFLRELESVVIPKPTYSEYERIARFFGCRVVEVPLSNLESIGDRLSSSSAIFFCNPNNPTGRYYSPKELKPLVDAVEDSRSIMFLDEAFMDFVEGYRSVDSENVVKIRTFTKSYGLPGIRVGYVINFEEVKEYRMPWSIGSVGYAFLEKLIEDKFSFLKQSMPKIWREKRKFESKLGVKGDANFFLMYMPGAVEFLKSKGIYVRDCSSFGLDGHIRFSIRLPEENDLLIKNLIEVMG is encoded by the coding sequence ATGCATGGGGGAAGAACACCAGAGGATGCCATCGACTTCTCGATATCCATCAATCCGTACAAGCCAGAGTGGATTGATGATGTATTCGAGAGGGCTGAAAAGCTATCATCCAGATACGTTTACTGGGAACATCTTGAGCAAAAGCTATCTGAGCTCGTAAAGAATGATGTCTCGGTTACTGCAGGAGCGACTGAGGCAATCTACCTGATAGGTATACACTTTCTGAGGGAACTCGAGAGTGTGGTAATCCCGAAGCCCACATACTCTGAATATGAGAGGATAGCGAGATTTTTCGGTTGCAGGGTTGTTGAAGTTCCACTATCCAATCTAGAAAGTATTGGTGACAGGCTATCGAGCAGTTCTGCCATATTCTTCTGTAATCCAAACAACCCAACCGGAAGATACTACTCACCGAAGGAATTGAAGCCACTGGTTGATGCGGTTGAAGATTCCCGCTCGATAATGTTTCTGGATGAGGCTTTCATGGACTTTGTTGAAGGATACAGATCCGTTGACTCGGAGAACGTTGTCAAGATCAGAACCTTCACGAAGAGTTACGGTTTGCCCGGAATAAGGGTTGGGTATGTTATTAACTTCGAGGAAGTTAAAGAGTACAGGATGCCATGGAGCATAGGCTCTGTCGGATATGCTTTCCTCGAAAAACTGATAGAAGATAAATTCAGCTTTCTCAAGCAATCAATGCCAAAAATCTGGAGAGAAAAAAGAAAATTCGAGTCCAAGCTTGGTGTGAAAGGCGATGCGAATTTCTTTCTGATGTACATGCCGGGTGCTGTTGAGTTTTTGAAATCTAAGGGAATTTATGTCAGAGACTGCAGTTCGTTCGGACTTGATGGTCACATAAGGTTCTCGATCAGGCTGCCAGAGGAGAACGACTTGCTGATAAAAAATTTGATTGAAGTTATGGGCTAA
- a CDS encoding radical SAM protein, with amino-acid sequence MSLERYEQINSGRRTAKFQIVKRIDVSSYLESDLSLKELLKVHSEVKREFKELIDSIDMPKIPEMPEKTPQRSFLWLKIKILEEMLKECNFCEKRCGVNRYEKLGYCKCGVKSYYTSEFLHMGEEPELIPSHTIFFNRCTFRCVFCQNFDIVYSDNYPVDEIELARSIDRRYRQGSRNVNFVGGNPDQHAHTILRILQHVESNIAVVWNSNMYHSEELAEIIEDVVDVWLGDFKYGNDRCALKYSKAKNYWRVVTRNFRRAENNGELLIRHLVMPEHIECCTKRIVGWVAEELKPGTRFNLMFQYYPTFRAYEYPEISRRLNREEIQRALDIAKRYRLNLV; translated from the coding sequence GTGAGCCTTGAAAGATACGAGCAGATAAATTCTGGAAGAAGGACGGCAAAATTTCAGATTGTGAAAAGGATCGATGTTTCCAGCTACCTTGAAAGCGATCTATCGTTAAAGGAGTTGCTAAAGGTGCATTCAGAGGTAAAGAGGGAGTTTAAGGAGCTAATAGACAGCATTGATATGCCAAAAATTCCAGAAATGCCGGAGAAAACACCACAGCGCAGCTTCCTGTGGCTAAAGATCAAAATCCTTGAGGAAATGCTCAAAGAGTGCAACTTCTGCGAGAAGAGATGTGGTGTCAACAGGTATGAGAAACTGGGCTACTGCAAGTGTGGGGTTAAAAGCTACTACACCTCCGAGTTTCTCCACATGGGAGAGGAGCCTGAACTTATCCCATCCCACACCATCTTCTTCAACAGGTGCACATTCAGATGCGTCTTCTGTCAGAACTTCGACATAGTTTACAGCGATAACTATCCGGTGGATGAAATTGAGCTTGCCAGATCAATAGACAGAAGGTACAGGCAGGGAAGCAGAAATGTAAACTTCGTTGGCGGAAATCCAGATCAGCACGCTCATACGATTCTCAGAATTCTGCAGCATGTTGAATCAAACATAGCAGTGGTGTGGAACTCGAACATGTACCATTCAGAGGAGCTTGCAGAGATCATAGAGGATGTGGTCGATGTGTGGCTTGGAGATTTCAAGTACGGGAATGATAGATGTGCTTTAAAGTACAGCAAGGCTAAGAACTACTGGAGAGTCGTGACGAGGAACTTCAGGAGGGCTGAAAACAATGGAGAACTCCTGATCAGGCATCTTGTGATGCCAGAACACATTGAGTGCTGCACGAAAAGGATTGTAGGGTGGGTGGCTGAAGAACTCAAGCCCGGCACCAGGTTCAACCTGATGTTCCAGTACTATCCAACCTTCAGAGCATACGAGTACCCAGAGATCTCAAGAAGGCTGAACAGAGAGGAGATCCAGAGAGCACTGGATATAGCGAAGAGATACAGGTTGAATCTGGTTTAA
- the dsrK gene encoding sulfate reduction electron transfer complex DsrMKJOP subunit DsrK gives MSDTEVKFEDMEKFEIVQRFSNWKELLKPSAEMRKGFYSYAASLKDQEYLNLPFPREWSPLDDDWKLPPNWKEIIINKMDELRKKYRSFQVFMDICVRCGACADKCHYYIGTGDPKNMPVVRAELLRSIYRKYFTKTGKVFGEYAGARELTEDVIKEWYIYYFQCSECRRCSVFCPYGIDTAEITMLARELLNSIGISQRFTLTSAAACVRTGNHLGLNPGGVVNSIQYAVDDIKEITGIDVEVPVNKKGADILFVTPSGDYFAQPHWFTFIGYLMIFHELDLDYTMSTYAAEGGNFGFFHSFEVAKKINQKIYKEAKRLGVKWILGGECGHMWRVKHQYMATFVDDTYEDALKSLEEPVNPITGTKFENASSTKMVHILEFLADILKHKKLKIDKSRNDHLRVTHHDSCNIARGMGLFEEPRYVIKSVCNYYYDMPDHSIREKSYCCGSGAGLLADELFELRMRGGMPRAMAVKYVHERYGVNHVTAACAIDRAAIPTLLQYWKLPVQMGGVTELVANAMIMSGEKERDTDLRGNPLGEYLEVEV, from the coding sequence ATGAGCGATACTGAAGTTAAATTTGAAGATATGGAAAAGTTCGAGATAGTTCAGAGATTCTCCAACTGGAAAGAGCTTCTGAAACCATCGGCTGAAATGAGGAAGGGCTTTTACAGTTATGCTGCAAGTCTGAAGGATCAGGAGTATCTCAACCTGCCCTTCCCGAGGGAGTGGAGTCCTCTTGATGATGACTGGAAGCTTCCTCCGAACTGGAAGGAGATAATAATTAACAAGATGGATGAGCTCAGGAAGAAATACAGATCATTCCAGGTTTTCATGGATATTTGCGTCAGATGTGGTGCCTGTGCTGACAAGTGCCACTACTACATCGGCACAGGTGATCCGAAGAACATGCCGGTGGTTAGAGCCGAGCTACTCAGATCGATCTACAGAAAATACTTCACGAAAACCGGAAAGGTGTTTGGAGAGTATGCTGGAGCTAGGGAGCTCACGGAGGATGTGATCAAGGAGTGGTACATCTACTACTTCCAGTGCTCTGAGTGCAGAAGGTGTTCTGTTTTCTGCCCGTATGGTATTGATACAGCAGAGATAACGATGCTCGCAAGAGAACTCCTGAACTCGATAGGCATAAGCCAGAGGTTCACGCTCACATCTGCTGCAGCCTGTGTCAGGACAGGAAACCACCTCGGACTGAATCCGGGAGGTGTTGTCAACTCGATACAGTACGCGGTTGATGATATAAAGGAGATAACAGGCATTGATGTTGAGGTTCCCGTGAACAAGAAGGGCGCTGATATCCTATTTGTCACACCATCCGGAGACTACTTTGCCCAGCCACACTGGTTCACCTTCATAGGCTACCTGATGATATTCCATGAGCTTGACTTGGACTACACGATGAGCACATATGCCGCAGAAGGAGGAAACTTCGGATTCTTCCACTCCTTTGAGGTTGCAAAGAAGATCAACCAGAAGATCTACAAGGAGGCAAAGAGGCTTGGAGTCAAGTGGATCCTCGGTGGAGAATGCGGTCACATGTGGAGAGTTAAGCATCAGTACATGGCAACATTCGTTGATGATACATATGAAGATGCCCTCAAATCATTGGAAGAGCCCGTAAACCCGATAACAGGCACGAAATTCGAGAACGCTTCAAGCACGAAGATGGTTCACATACTCGAATTCTTGGCTGACATACTCAAGCACAAGAAGCTGAAGATAGATAAGAGCAGAAACGATCACCTCAGAGTTACACACCACGACTCATGCAACATAGCGAGAGGTATGGGTCTCTTTGAGGAGCCGAGGTATGTGATAAAGTCCGTGTGCAACTACTATTACGACATGCCAGATCATTCTATAAGGGAGAAGAGCTATTGCTGTGGAAGTGGAGCAGGATTGCTGGCTGATGAGCTCTTTGAGCTTAGAATGCGTGGTGGAATGCCGAGAGCTATGGCCGTGAAGTATGTGCATGAGAGGTATGGTGTGAACCATGTAACGGCTGCGTGTGCCATCGACAGAGCAGCGATACCAACCCTGCTGCAGTACTGGAAACTCCCAGTCCAGATGGGTGGAGTTACCGAGCTCGTTGCCAATGCGATGATCATGAGTGGTGAAAAGGAGAGGGATACGGACCTCAGAGGTAACCCGCTTGGTGAGTATCTGGAGGTGGAGGTATGA
- the dsrO gene encoding sulfate reduction electron transfer complex DsrMKJOP subunit DsrO encodes MITRRRFLIMAGSAITALTATQVEKVLAAFTSPPINRKDIKWGMVIDLKKFNELPQAKRRRVYQICKEIHNVPEMPNPKDRVEWIWPATFEQAFPNLKDEYLEEHLKWLEVPILCNHCENAPCVKVCPTNATWQRDDGIVTMDYHRCIGCRYCMAACPYGMRSFNWKDPRPFIKKLNTEYETRTKGVVEKCTFCVRRLESGKEPACVEASEGAFIFGNLNALESEVSKILRENFYIRRKADLGTEPKVYYLI; translated from the coding sequence ATGATTACAAGGAGAAGGTTTTTGATAATGGCTGGATCAGCGATTACAGCGTTAACAGCGACTCAGGTAGAGAAGGTTCTGGCAGCATTCACGTCTCCACCGATCAACAGAAAGGACATCAAATGGGGCATGGTTATCGACCTCAAAAAGTTCAACGAGCTACCACAGGCAAAGAGAAGGAGAGTCTATCAGATCTGCAAGGAAATTCATAATGTTCCGGAGATGCCAAATCCAAAGGACAGGGTGGAATGGATCTGGCCGGCAACTTTCGAGCAGGCATTCCCGAACCTCAAGGATGAGTATTTGGAGGAACATCTCAAATGGCTGGAAGTCCCAATACTCTGCAATCACTGTGAGAACGCACCATGTGTGAAAGTCTGTCCGACAAACGCGACATGGCAGAGGGATGATGGGATAGTAACGATGGACTACCACAGATGCATTGGCTGCAGATACTGTATGGCTGCCTGCCCGTATGGCATGAGATCGTTCAACTGGAAGGATCCGAGACCGTTCATTAAGAAGCTGAACACTGAGTACGAAACGAGAACAAAGGGTGTGGTGGAGAAGTGCACCTTCTGTGTTAGAAGGCTGGAAAGTGGGAAGGAGCCAGCATGTGTTGAAGCCTCAGAAGGAGCCTTCATTTTCGGAAACCTCAACGCTCTGGAGTCTGAGGTATCAAAGATACTCAGAGAGAACTTCTACATCAGAAGGAAGGCAGACCTTGGGACAGAGCCGAAGGTTTATTATCTGATTTGA
- a CDS encoding ATP-binding protein: MIEISVQEVILMANIVVDKETCDGCGECISVCPESVYEFDDDGKSEPVNMDDCSECCSCVEVCPTGSITVDACE, translated from the coding sequence ATGATCGAAATCTCTGTTCAGGAGGTGATATTAATGGCAAATATAGTTGTAGATAAGGAGACTTGTGATGGATGCGGAGAGTGCATTTCCGTATGCCCTGAGAGCGTTTATGAGTTCGACGATGATGGAAAATCTGAGCCTGTGAACATGGATGACTGCTCTGAGTGCTGTTCTTGTGTTGAGGTTTGCCCAACGGGCTCAATAACAGTAGATGCCTGCGAGTAA
- the dsrJ gene encoding sulfate reduction electron transfer complex DsrMKJOP subunit DsrJ, whose translation MSKVPLIAVLVIFVGFFFFPYFYNVTVGKLGSGVPDLQPPKGEHCIEDEEWMSENHMVLLKEWRDAALRHGIREYVSETYGDKYYISTYTCFECHQSKAEFCDKCHEYVGVKPNCWDCHITPELLQEHNK comes from the coding sequence ATGAGCAAGGTTCCATTGATTGCCGTGCTTGTGATCTTCGTAGGGTTTTTCTTCTTCCCTTATTTCTACAATGTGACAGTGGGCAAGCTCGGAAGCGGAGTTCCAGATCTTCAGCCTCCTAAGGGAGAACACTGCATAGAGGACGAGGAATGGATGTCCGAGAATCATATGGTGCTTCTCAAGGAGTGGAGGGATGCAGCGCTGAGGCACGGCATAAGAGAATATGTCAGTGAAACATACGGTGATAAGTACTACATCTCAACCTACACATGCTTCGAGTGCCACCAGAGCAAGGCGGAATTCTGCGATAAGTGCCACGAGTATGTTGGCGTAAAGCCGAACTGCTGGGACTGCCACATAACTCCTGAACTGCTCCAGGAGCACAACAAATAA
- a CDS encoding zinc ribbon domain-containing protein translates to MKPNTSQTCSVCGDVNKSNRKHRDLYICGRCGGVLNAGC, encoded by the coding sequence ATGAAGCCTAACACGTCTCAAACCTGTTCAGTCTGCGGAGATGTAAACAAAAGCAACAGAAAGCACAGAGACCTCTACATCTGCGGAAGGTGTGGTGGTGTATTAAATGCTGGGTGTTAA
- the dsrM gene encoding sulfate reduction electron transfer complex DsrMKJOP subunit DsrM, with amino-acid sequence MSLIGTVVGVYIPYIAAFIFVVGVLYRVFQWSRSAVPFNITTTCGQQYSLPWLKRTWIDRFDSPFTWWETVIRMLMEIFLFRSLWKNVRYELPAQKAVSTKWLWVFGLVFHWSLLIVLIRHFRFFLEPVPWFVSTLMKLDGFFEVHMDWFQPHMTHILITGLTLLVALLYLLYRRLAFPKERTFSLPSDYIALILLLGVATTGLLMRYVYPVDVSEVKALAQGLLSFHPPANPDLDLMFMLHLLFVSTLLAYFPFSKLMHSAGIFFSPTRNMPNNCRAKRHVNPWNYPVKGVDWNEFYENFKDDLDEIEQMGFVVRPEEY; translated from the coding sequence ATGAGCCTTATTGGAACGGTTGTTGGTGTTTACATTCCTTATATCGCAGCTTTCATTTTCGTTGTTGGAGTGCTGTACAGGGTCTTCCAGTGGTCGAGGAGTGCTGTACCGTTTAACATAACAACCACCTGCGGTCAGCAGTACTCTCTGCCATGGCTGAAGAGGACATGGATCGATAGGTTTGACAGTCCGTTCACATGGTGGGAGACAGTTATCAGAATGCTGATGGAGATATTCCTGTTCAGAAGTCTGTGGAAGAACGTCAGGTATGAGCTACCAGCACAGAAAGCAGTGAGCACGAAGTGGTTGTGGGTTTTCGGGCTTGTATTCCACTGGTCATTGCTCATAGTGCTGATCAGACACTTCAGGTTCTTCCTCGAGCCAGTACCCTGGTTTGTTTCCACACTCATGAAGCTGGATGGCTTCTTTGAGGTGCATATGGACTGGTTCCAGCCTCACATGACCCACATACTGATAACCGGATTAACCCTGCTGGTAGCTCTGCTGTACTTGCTTTACAGAAGGCTCGCGTTCCCGAAGGAGAGAACGTTCTCCCTTCCATCGGACTACATCGCACTTATTCTGCTGCTCGGTGTTGCCACAACTGGCCTGCTGATGAGGTATGTGTATCCGGTGGATGTCAGTGAGGTTAAGGCCCTCGCACAGGGCTTGCTGTCGTTCCACCCACCGGCAAACCCGGATCTGGATCTGATGTTCATGCTGCACTTGCTGTTCGTGTCCACGCTGCTTGCGTACTTCCCGTTCAGCAAGCTGATGCACTCTGCCGGGATATTCTTCAGCCCAACGAGGAACATGCCGAACAACTGCAGAGCCAAGAGACACGTCAACCCGTGGAACTATCCTGTTAAGGGCGTTGACTGGAATGAGTTCTATGAGAACTTCAAGGACGATCTCGACGAGATAGAGCAGATGGGATTTGTTGTTAGACCAGAGGAATATTGA
- the cobT gene encoding nicotinate mononucleotide-dependent phosphoribosyltransferase CobT, whose translation MSDLMLVVLGNTEVATIPGISVAGASPELTKFTPPADIEYVLCGKPLIIDAIPVTPEGHPTPAIITKACYELADFPIVAVRGGSILSPKVPFVQITDEHGRDFRRESAVPNVEEIVKNARMFGQELRKFVDELVIGESTPGGTTTAQAVLWALGYRAKTSSASPSNPHQLKEEVIKEGFRRIDADIGCFADEPYKALQEFGDPMLATVAGICLGFDKSVVLAGGSQMLAVSAFLKAAGENLSRFRIATTKYVVNDSSSTFRETAEEIGIEFWTAMLDFSSSAYKGLQDYERGYVKEGVGAGGAVYLAAKNGFSEDDVARKVDELYALLKKGES comes from the coding sequence ATGTCTGATTTAATGCTCGTTGTGCTTGGAAATACCGAAGTTGCAACCATTCCCGGGATCTCTGTTGCTGGAGCATCTCCAGAGCTGACGAAGTTTACACCACCGGCGGATATAGAGTATGTGCTGTGCGGAAAGCCCCTGATAATAGATGCGATCCCCGTAACACCTGAAGGACATCCAACTCCGGCAATAATAACAAAAGCCTGCTATGAACTGGCTGACTTCCCGATAGTTGCTGTTAGAGGTGGATCCATACTCTCACCAAAAGTGCCTTTCGTACAGATCACCGATGAGCATGGGAGGGACTTCAGGAGAGAGAGTGCCGTGCCGAATGTTGAAGAGATAGTGAAGAACGCGAGGATGTTTGGCCAAGAATTGAGAAAGTTTGTGGATGAGCTTGTTATTGGGGAGAGCACTCCTGGGGGGACAACCACAGCCCAGGCGGTTTTGTGGGCTTTAGGATACCGGGCAAAAACAAGCTCAGCCTCACCATCAAACCCCCATCAGCTCAAGGAGGAGGTTATAAAGGAGGGGTTCAGGAGGATAGATGCTGACATTGGTTGTTTTGCTGATGAGCCATACAAGGCATTGCAGGAATTTGGAGATCCAATGCTGGCAACAGTCGCTGGTATCTGCCTTGGATTTGATAAAAGCGTTGTTCTGGCTGGAGGAAGTCAGATGCTTGCAGTTTCAGCATTTCTTAAGGCTGCTGGAGAGAATCTGTCGAGGTTCAGGATAGCCACCACGAAATATGTGGTTAATGATAGCTCATCAACCTTCAGGGAGACGGCAGAGGAAATAGGAATCGAGTTCTGGACAGCAATGCTGGATTTCAGCAGTTCTGCATACAAGGGACTGCAGGATTATGAGAGGGGATATGTTAAAGAGGGAGTTGGAGCTGGGGGAGCGGTTTATCTGGCAGCCAAGAATGGTTTCTCGGAGGATGATGTTGCGAGGAAGGTGGATGAGCTTTATGCTTTGCTGAAAAAGGGTGAGAGTTAG
- the dsrP gene encoding sulfate reduction electron transfer complex DsrMKJOP subunit DsrP, protein MIEYAIRGGRYYWTWIAILLAIVAVGGASYYYQYQNGLTVTGMSKEVSWGLYIANFTFLVGVAASAVIVVLPAYLYDYKKFKNLTSIGEFLGASAVIMCILFILVDLGRPDRVMNVVLNPRPNSVMLYDFIVLSGYFLLNIVIAWSVLAAKEKNKGYATWLKILIYIAIPWAISIHTVTAFLYGGLVGRPFWNTALMAPRFLAGAFASGPSLLIVAGLVIRKFTKFDPGMDALKKIAEIAAFAMVANLFMIGVELFTTYYSGHPHHLEHFNYLFFGLQEDGHVYNKLVPWIWTSLALGVISVLMLIYPKTRTTPKYLAAACVMIFASVWIDKGMGLIIPGYIPSQWGIVREYWPSLVESLIALGIWALGMLVFTLLAKVAIGVTLETSPPEEEVEEEEEVEEEVEVVEEVVEEKEYKCELCDAVFRNLDECCEHAEKEHKISKASCDMACAEVEE, encoded by the coding sequence ATGATCGAGTATGCGATTAGAGGAGGAAGATATTACTGGACATGGATTGCAATTTTGTTAGCGATAGTAGCTGTTGGCGGTGCTAGCTACTATTATCAGTATCAGAATGGTTTGACCGTAACAGGGATGAGCAAGGAGGTTTCATGGGGGCTTTACATTGCCAACTTCACATTCCTCGTCGGAGTTGCGGCATCAGCAGTCATAGTTGTTCTCCCAGCCTACCTCTACGACTACAAGAAGTTCAAGAATCTGACATCGATCGGAGAGTTCCTTGGAGCTTCGGCGGTTATAATGTGTATCCTGTTTATCCTGGTCGATCTCGGTAGGCCTGACAGAGTTATGAATGTTGTACTGAATCCAAGGCCGAACTCCGTGATGCTCTACGACTTCATCGTGCTTTCCGGCTACTTCCTGCTGAACATCGTGATTGCCTGGAGTGTTCTCGCAGCCAAGGAGAAGAATAAGGGATATGCCACATGGCTCAAAATTCTGATTTACATCGCAATTCCGTGGGCTATAAGCATCCATACCGTTACTGCGTTTCTGTACGGTGGTCTCGTTGGAAGACCGTTCTGGAACACAGCACTCATGGCACCCAGATTCCTTGCAGGGGCTTTCGCTTCAGGACCTTCGCTACTCATAGTTGCAGGACTGGTGATAAGGAAGTTCACGAAGTTCGATCCTGGCATGGATGCTCTGAAGAAGATAGCGGAAATAGCAGCATTCGCGATGGTGGCCAACCTGTTCATGATTGGAGTTGAGCTCTTCACGACCTACTACTCAGGCCATCCACACCACCTCGAGCACTTCAACTACCTGTTCTTCGGACTTCAGGAGGATGGGCATGTTTACAACAAACTCGTTCCATGGATATGGACATCCCTCGCTCTTGGTGTGATATCAGTCCTCATGCTGATATATCCAAAGACAAGGACAACCCCGAAGTATCTCGCCGCAGCCTGTGTCATGATTTTCGCCTCAGTATGGATCGACAAGGGTATGGGTCTGATCATTCCCGGCTACATACCATCCCAGTGGGGTATTGTGAGAGAGTACTGGCCATCCCTTGTTGAGTCGCTGATCGCACTTGGAATCTGGGCTCTTGGTATGCTCGTGTTTACACTTCTTGCCAAGGTTGCAATAGGGGTCACACTCGAAACCAGCCCGCCTGAGGAGGAAGTGGAAGAAGAAGAGGAAGTGGAGGAAGAGGTTGAGGTCGTTGAGGAGGTTGTTGAGGAGAAAGAATACAAGTGTGAACTCTGCGATGCCGTGTTCAGAAATCTGGATGAGTGCTGTGAGCATGCAGAGAAGGAGCACAAGATCTCGAAAGCATCATGTGATATGGCCTGCGCGGAGGTGGAAGAATGA